A window of Ictidomys tridecemlineatus isolate mIctTri1 chromosome 1, mIctTri1.hap1, whole genome shotgun sequence contains these coding sequences:
- the Rbp4 gene encoding retinol-binding protein 4 has protein sequence MEWVWALVLLAALGSGRAERDCRVSSFRVKENFDKTLFSGTWYAIAKKDPEGLFLQDNIVAEFSVDENGHMSATAKGRVRLLSNWEVCADMVGTFTDTEDPAKFKMKYWGVASFLQRGIDDHWIIDTDYHTFALQYSCRLLNFDGTCADSYSFVFARDPNGLTPEIRKLVRQRQEELCLDRQYRWIEHNGYCHSKTENLL, from the exons ATGGAGTGGGTGTGGGCACTCGTGTTGCTGGCGGCGCTGGGCAGCGGCCGCGCGGAGCGCGACTGCAGAGTGAGCAGCTTCCGAGTCAAAGAGAACTTCGACAAGACTCTG TTCTCCGGGACCTGGTACGCCATAGCCAAGAAGGACCCTGAAGGTCTCTTTCTGCAAGACAACATCGTCGCCGAATTCTCCGTGGATGAGAATGGCCACATGAGTGCCACTGCCAAGGGACGTGTTCGCCTTTTGAG TAACTGGGAAGTGTGTGCAGACATGGTGGGCACCTTCACTGACACAGAAGACCCTGCCAAGTTCAAGATGAAGTACTGGGGCGTAGCCTCCTTTCTCCAGAGAGGAA TTGATGACCACTGGATCATCGACACGGACTACCACACGTTCGCCCTGCAGTACTCCTGCCGCCTCCTCAACTTTGATGGCACCTGTGCAGATAGCTACTCTTTTGTGTTTGCACGTGATCCCAATGGCCTGACCCCCGAGATACGGAAGCTGGTGAGGCAGCGGCAGGAGGAGCTGTGCCTGGACCGGCAGTACCGGTGGATTGAGCACAATG GTTACTGCCACAGCAAAACAGAAAACCTTTTGTAG